A DNA window from Mobula hypostoma chromosome 3, sMobHyp1.1, whole genome shotgun sequence contains the following coding sequences:
- the LOC134344216 gene encoding suppressor of IKBKE 1-like: MACTIEKVLADAKVLVERLKDHHSAAESLIEQTTTLNKRVENMKEVGTGISDRNQEDFAKLKKLSTYKPYALCQENTQIRDLQQENKELWLSLEEHRYALELIMSKYRKQMLQLLATKKPDSTPITNLYQKHSQELQTRVEQICAMATVMRKAVQMDDPEYCQIQEKIAQLELENKELRELVSFSKEISLREDVVQPLHCGK; encoded by the exons ATGGCATGCACAATCGAGAAGGTGCTAGCTGATGCGAAGGTCTTGGTTGAGCGACTAAAGGACCATCATAGCGCAGCGGAGTCCCTCATTGAACAGACCACTACGCTCAACAAACGGGTGGAGAACATGAAGGAAGTTGGGACAGGAATCTCAGATCGG AACCAGGAGGATTTTGCAAAGCTGAAGAAGTTGAGCACTTACAAACCATATGCCCTctgtcaggagaacacacagatACGGGATCTGCAGCAGGAAAATAAAG AACTATGGCTTTCCCTGGAAGAGCATCGCTATGCTTTGGAGCTCATTATGAGTAAATACAGGAAGCAGATGTTACAACTTCTCGCCACTAAGAAGCCGGATAGTACACCAATTACCAACTTGTATCAGAAGCATTCCCAG GAGCTGCAAACTCGCGTGGAACAGATCTGTGCCATGGCAACAGTAATGAGGAAAGCTGTTCAAATGGATGATCCAGAATACTGCCAAATTCAAGAGAAAATAGCCCAGCTGGAG CTTGAAAATAAAGAATTGCGGGAGCTTGTGTCATTCAGTAAGGAAATATCTCTTCGGGAGGATGTCGTTCAacctcttcactgtggaaagtaA